From a region of the Halococcus hamelinensis 100A6 genome:
- a CDS encoding ferritin-like domain-containing protein produces the protein MSTDGDEDVLDLLHAARNDEFETVINYQTDAIAIEGVTAEEVAEGLRADVEEELGHAETLGERITQLGGQPKGSFEMEMGQESLQPPEDTTDVLSVIDGVIEAEQGAVETYRDLIEAAEAADDPVTEDLAVTLLSDEESHRAEF, from the coding sequence ATGAGCACCGACGGTGACGAGGACGTTCTCGACCTGCTTCACGCCGCGCGCAACGACGAGTTCGAGACGGTGATCAACTACCAGACCGACGCCATCGCGATCGAGGGCGTCACCGCCGAGGAGGTCGCCGAGGGCCTCCGCGCGGACGTCGAGGAGGAGCTCGGCCACGCCGAGACCCTCGGCGAGCGCATCACCCAGCTCGGCGGCCAGCCGAAGGGCTCGTTCGAGATGGAGATGGGCCAGGAGAGCCTCCAGCCGCCCGAGGACACGACCGACGTCCTGAGCGTGATCGACGGCGTCATCGAAGCCGAGCAGGGCGCGGTCGAGACCTACCGCGACCTCATCGAGGCGGCGGAGGCGGCCGACGACCCCGTGACCGAGGACCTCGCGGTGACGCTGCTCTCGGACGAGGAGTCCCACCGGGCCGAGTTC
- a CDS encoding M20 family metallopeptidase, giving the protein MTDFDPRGFLERAVETPSHENVDEMRSFLRETLCEHDVEPTVDDAGNVTATRTGDSDGPHIVLNTHIDTVAPHVPPSRDGDILSGRGSCDAKGPLAAMLAAFFDSDPDDGRVTLAITPDEEVYSTGAAALVPELDLDPERGDAVIVGEPTGLDVCTAAKGRFEGRIELRGESAHAAEPESGTNAIPLAARAIEALSGFDDRPDGLDAHPDLGAPTLTPTVIEGGDATNQVAGACEVVLDRRSVPPETANGYETGLDGYLRERLGSGVSFELTDRKTPFLEAFETDADAGVVRAFRDLGCAARPFTAATEASYFARRAPTVVFGPGVLADEEGPVAHADREYVRLPAVERATELLDEVVGKCLRETGS; this is encoded by the coding sequence ATGACCGACTTCGACCCGCGGGGGTTCCTCGAACGCGCGGTCGAGACCCCCTCCCACGAGAACGTCGACGAGATGCGCTCGTTCCTCCGTGAGACGCTTTGCGAGCACGACGTCGAACCGACGGTCGACGACGCGGGCAACGTGACCGCGACCCGCACTGGCGACTCCGATGGCCCCCACATCGTCCTCAACACCCACATCGACACGGTCGCGCCCCACGTTCCGCCCTCCCGCGACGGCGACATCCTCTCGGGGCGGGGGTCGTGCGACGCGAAGGGTCCGCTCGCGGCGATGCTCGCGGCGTTTTTCGACTCCGACCCCGACGACGGCCGCGTCACGCTCGCCATCACTCCCGACGAGGAGGTCTACTCGACGGGGGCGGCGGCGCTCGTGCCGGAGCTCGACCTCGACCCCGAACGCGGCGACGCGGTCATCGTCGGCGAGCCCACCGGATTGGACGTCTGTACCGCCGCGAAGGGTCGCTTCGAGGGGCGGATCGAGCTTCGTGGCGAGAGCGCTCACGCCGCCGAACCCGAGAGCGGGACGAACGCCATCCCGCTCGCCGCTCGCGCCATCGAGGCGCTGTCGGGTTTCGACGACCGGCCCGACGGGCTCGACGCCCACCCCGACCTCGGCGCGCCGACGCTCACGCCCACGGTGATCGAGGGTGGCGACGCCACGAACCAGGTCGCCGGCGCGTGTGAGGTCGTCCTCGACCGCCGGAGCGTGCCCCCCGAGACCGCCAACGGCTACGAGACCGGCCTCGACGGGTACCTCCGCGAGCGCCTCGGTTCCGGGGTCTCGTTCGAACTCACCGACCGGAAGACGCCGTTCCTCGAAGCCTTCGAGACGGACGCCGATGCGGGTGTCGTGCGGGCGTTTCGGGACCTCGGCTGTGCGGCGCGGCCGTTCACCGCCGCGACCGAGGCCTCGTACTTCGCTCGGCGTGCGCCCACCGTCGTCTTCGGCCCGGGTGTGCTCGCCGACGAGGAGGGGCCAGTGGCCCACGCCGACCGCGAGTACGTTCGACTTCCAGCGGTCGAACGTGCGACCGAACTCCTCGACGAGGTGGTGGGGAAGTGTCTCCGCGAAACGGGTTCTTAA
- the dapF gene encoding diaminopimelate epimerase has product MISFDKFHGTGNDFFVIDAAQPVTDRRRLAIDLCDRDSGIGDGDGSTGADGVLFLALEAGYASPRVVMTLVQPDGSTAPMCGNGARCAAAWAAERTGERVVMVDTQSGTRRATVDETAVSIEMGMPRFSPEAVPLARDEPLVEEPIGDLDATAVDTGVPHAVAFVDDVSTIDLESVAPPVRHAEVFPRGANVTVASPDGAGGFDQRTYERGVEGETRSCGTGAVAVAAAARKLGRTEDDSVTVSPPGGELDVEFSGTEAILRGPTEREFAGRVSLGGSRSVEIDGDAGATADD; this is encoded by the coding sequence ATGATATCATTCGACAAGTTCCACGGCACCGGCAACGACTTCTTCGTCATCGACGCGGCCCAGCCGGTGACGGACCGACGACGACTCGCGATCGACCTCTGTGACCGCGACAGCGGGATCGGGGACGGAGACGGCTCCACCGGCGCGGACGGCGTGCTCTTTCTCGCGCTCGAAGCCGGCTACGCCTCGCCGCGGGTCGTCATGACGCTGGTCCAGCCCGACGGCTCGACCGCCCCGATGTGTGGCAACGGCGCGCGGTGTGCGGCGGCCTGGGCCGCCGAACGAACGGGCGAGCGTGTCGTGATGGTCGACACCCAGTCGGGAACCCGCCGTGCGACGGTCGACGAAACGGCGGTCTCGATCGAGATGGGGATGCCGCGCTTCTCGCCCGAGGCCGTCCCGCTCGCGCGCGACGAGCCGCTCGTCGAGGAACCCATCGGCGATCTCGACGCCACCGCGGTCGACACCGGGGTGCCCCACGCGGTGGCGTTCGTCGACGACGTTTCGACCATCGACCTCGAATCGGTCGCGCCGCCGGTCCGTCACGCCGAGGTCTTCCCGCGCGGGGCGAACGTCACGGTCGCGAGCCCCGACGGCGCGGGTGGGTTCGACCAGCGGACCTACGAGCGCGGCGTCGAGGGCGAGACCCGGTCCTGCGGGACCGGCGCGGTCGCGGTCGCGGCGGCCGCCCGAAAGCTCGGCCGTACCGAGGACGATTCGGTGACGGTCTCCCCGCCGGGTGGCGAACTCGACGTCGAATTCTCGGGCACCGAAGCGATACTCCGCGGCCCCACCGAGCGCGAGTTCGCGGGCCGGGTCTCCCTGGGTGGCTCGCGCTCGGTCGAGATAGACGGCGACGCCGGCGCGACCGCCGACGACTGA
- the lysA gene encoding diaminopimelate decarboxylase: MAGAVADLDGNPAVRRLGDWSAARLRDLAADHGTPLYVVDLGRVRENAARLRAAFPDAAIDYAVKANARKPVLETLAEEGLGAECASAGEVVRAYEAGVSTLRYTAVNPPARDLDRVVEIAAEREVTITVGARDTLTRLADRDWTGRVYLRANPAVGAGHHEKVRTGGDPTFGIPAERIEAVAADAEGMGFDLVGLHAHAGSGILGDLSGHAALVERVSEIAADLADHDIDAVSIGGGFGVPYHETDPPLDLGALAEATRDAFGADARLGIEPGRYLVADAGVLLARVNTVKPTPETTVVGVDAGMTALARPALYDAYHAIRSLAADASERGTVATTVAGPVCESSDTLARGRSLPVPERGDLLAVGNAGAYGYEMASTYNSRPRPAVCALDGDESWVCVRRETVDDLSRLDQ; the protein is encoded by the coding sequence ATGGCGGGGGCCGTCGCGGACCTCGACGGGAACCCGGCCGTGCGACGGCTCGGGGACTGGTCGGCGGCGCGGCTGCGCGACCTCGCCGCCGACCACGGCACGCCGCTCTACGTGGTCGACCTCGGTCGTGTGCGCGAGAACGCGGCTCGTCTTCGAGCGGCGTTCCCCGACGCCGCGATCGACTACGCGGTGAAGGCCAACGCCAGGAAGCCGGTTCTCGAAACGCTCGCCGAGGAGGGACTCGGTGCGGAGTGTGCCTCCGCCGGCGAGGTCGTCCGGGCGTACGAGGCGGGCGTTTCGACCCTGCGATACACCGCGGTCAACCCGCCCGCCCGCGACCTGGATCGAGTCGTCGAGATCGCCGCCGAACGTGAGGTCACGATCACCGTCGGCGCGCGCGATACCCTGACCCGACTGGCCGACCGGGACTGGACGGGCCGGGTCTACCTCCGGGCGAACCCCGCCGTGGGCGCGGGCCATCACGAGAAGGTCAGAACCGGCGGCGACCCGACGTTCGGCATCCCGGCCGAACGGATCGAAGCGGTCGCGGCCGACGCCGAGGGGATGGGGTTCGACCTCGTCGGGCTCCACGCCCACGCCGGCAGCGGCATCCTCGGCGACCTGAGTGGTCACGCGGCGCTGGTCGAGCGGGTGAGCGAGATCGCCGCCGACCTCGCCGACCACGACATCGACGCGGTGAGCATCGGCGGCGGGTTCGGGGTCCCTTACCACGAGACCGACCCCCCGCTCGACCTCGGGGCGCTCGCCGAGGCCACTCGCGACGCGTTCGGGGCCGACGCGCGGCTCGGCATCGAGCCCGGCCGGTATCTCGTGGCCGACGCGGGCGTCCTCCTGGCGCGTGTCAACACCGTCAAGCCGACGCCCGAGACCACTGTCGTGGGTGTCGACGCCGGAATGACGGCACTCGCCCGACCCGCGCTCTACGACGCCTACCACGCGATCCGCTCGCTCGCGGCGGATGCGTCCGAGCGCGGGACGGTCGCGACGACCGTCGCCGGGCCGGTCTGTGAGTCCTCGGACACCCTCGCGCGCGGCCGGAGCCTTCCCGTGCCCGAGCGCGGGGACCTCCTGGCCGTCGGCAACGCCGGCGCGTACGGCTACGAGATGGCGAGCACCTACAACTCCCGCCCACGACCCGCGGTCTGTGCCCTCGACGGCGACGAGTCCTGGGTGTGCGTGCGGCGCGAGACGGTAGACGACCTTTCGAGGCTCGACCAATGA
- a CDS encoding 2,3,4,5-tetrahydropyridine-2,6-dicarboxylate N-succinyltransferase: protein MSLETEIEDLWARADEGLTASEAGTDERDTLDAFLDALEAGEVRAAEKQGDDWVANEWVKQGILLNFSLRETQRREYGDVAYHDVLPLRSTDDLGERGTRNTPDGTVVRRGASIGSDAILMSPCFLNAGAYVGDGTLVDSCDTVGSCAQVGADVKLGANTLLGGVLEPVEDAPVVVEEGVSLGAGCRVTSGFVVGHDSVVGENTLLTPRIPVYDLVEEEVVYGELPPERRAFTRFVESSVGEHDLFEGGAYKPAVVATAVENRTLEATEREEALR from the coding sequence GTGAGCCTCGAAACCGAGATCGAGGACCTCTGGGCGCGCGCCGACGAGGGACTGACCGCGAGCGAGGCGGGCACGGACGAACGCGACACCCTCGACGCGTTCCTCGACGCGCTCGAAGCCGGCGAGGTCCGGGCGGCCGAAAAGCAGGGCGACGACTGGGTGGCGAACGAGTGGGTGAAGCAGGGAATCCTGCTGAACTTCAGTCTCCGTGAAACCCAGCGTCGGGAGTACGGCGATGTCGCCTACCACGACGTGCTCCCGCTTCGCTCGACCGACGACCTCGGCGAGCGCGGCACCCGGAACACCCCGGACGGAACCGTCGTGCGACGGGGCGCGTCCATCGGCAGTGACGCCATCCTGATGAGTCCGTGTTTCCTCAACGCGGGCGCGTACGTCGGCGACGGCACGCTCGTGGACTCGTGTGATACGGTGGGGTCGTGTGCCCAGGTCGGCGCGGACGTGAAACTCGGCGCGAACACCCTCCTGGGTGGCGTGCTCGAACCCGTCGAGGATGCTCCAGTCGTGGTCGAGGAGGGCGTCTCGCTCGGCGCGGGCTGTCGCGTGACCTCGGGGTTCGTAGTGGGTCACGACTCGGTGGTAGGTGAGAACACCCTGCTGACGCCCCGAATCCCGGTCTACGATTTGGTAGAAGAAGAGGTCGTCTACGGCGAACTCCCGCCCGAGCGGCGGGCGTTCACGCGGTTCGTCGAGTCCTCCGTGGGCGAGCACGACCTCTTCGAGGGCGGGGCCTACAAGCCCGCCGTGGTCGCCACCGCCGTCGAGAACAGGACTCTGGAAGCCACCGAGCGCGAGGAGGCGCTTCGGTGA
- the dapB gene encoding 4-hydroxy-tetrahydrodipicolinate reductase gives MTAVGVTGATGTMGRAVLDTAAGRDDTTVAFATNRDPAAEHVAGHELRPAVDFPDLLATHAPDVVVDFTGPESAVEYASACAEADVGFVTGTTGFDEAHRDVLRGVADRVPVLRATNFSRGVHALAEALAETVETLPDYDIELTETHHNRKRDAPSGTATTLLDRIDDASGANHDRTYGREGEQPRDGDEVGVHVRRAGNVRGEHEVLLAGNDEVLTLTHRAESRGVFAAGALDAAVWLAGRDAGWYEFEEVLA, from the coding sequence GTGACGGCGGTCGGGGTCACGGGCGCGACGGGGACGATGGGTCGGGCGGTCCTCGACACGGCCGCCGGGCGCGACGATACGACTGTCGCTTTCGCGACGAACCGCGACCCGGCGGCCGAGCACGTCGCGGGTCACGAACTCCGTCCGGCGGTCGACTTCCCGGATCTCCTAGCAACCCACGCGCCCGACGTCGTGGTGGACTTCACGGGACCGGAGTCCGCCGTCGAGTACGCGTCGGCGTGTGCGGAGGCGGACGTGGGATTCGTCACCGGCACCACGGGCTTCGACGAGGCCCATCGCGACGTGCTCCGCGGCGTCGCCGACCGAGTTCCGGTTCTCCGGGCGACGAACTTCTCGCGCGGGGTCCACGCGCTTGCCGAGGCGCTCGCCGAGACGGTCGAAACCCTCCCCGACTACGATATCGAGCTCACCGAGACCCACCACAACCGAAAGCGCGACGCGCCGAGCGGCACGGCGACCACTTTACTCGACCGTATCGACGACGCGAGCGGGGCGAATCACGACCGGACCTACGGCCGCGAGGGCGAACAGCCCCGCGACGGGGACGAGGTCGGGGTTCACGTCCGGCGGGCGGGGAACGTTCGTGGCGAACACGAGGTCCTGCTCGCGGGCAACGACGAGGTGCTCACGCTCACTCACCGTGCCGAGAGCCGGGGGGTCTTCGCCGCCGGCGCGCTCGACGCGGCGGTCTGGCTCGCCGGGCGTGATGCGGGCTGGTACGAGTTCGAGGAGGTGCTCGCGTGA